One genomic segment of Hydra vulgaris chromosome 14, alternate assembly HydraT2T_AEP includes these proteins:
- the LOC136090674 gene encoding uncharacterized protein LOC136090674, with protein sequence MVTNAILYQSGVDLKEVKSSQSTAYRKMKKENENMVKISKEDVKAAIDASPYPCIIHFDGKTLFELNKGKMLKRDRMAGLVNINGQTYLLGVPPLASSTGEDQFLGVMNLIKEYQLTSKTRGICFDTTSSNTGTNKGSVSRISQELDKYLLQIACRHHVTELRMLLFWKLVTHEETSGPDNPLFKKLKNIFEEPNFNYNSVLLLPFDWNKVKSSFLEKAAMKSLTFCKAYVSKPGIIRDDRSKLAELVVTYLSPITYKVRKTGAIHRARFLGKAIYYLKLWLLSNQLTFVQENDKLKIEIKLITEFIVCFYAKQYLQSEDVIKAPFLDITAIHQMHLYKKVCTNPIAVDAVLESQYKHCWYLDSTMIPLALLDDELASEEKAKIASAILSFDMPSSDYYKPENKVKQDIKEIYKMNTKIGKKPPSLSALVDVFSYLIFDMIGFDKQRVQD encoded by the coding sequence ATGGTAACAAATGCAATTCTATATCAATCAGGTGTTGAtcttaaagaagttaaaagcaGTCAGTCTACTGCatatagaaaaatgaaaaaagaaaatgaaaacatggtaaaaatttcaaaagaagaTGTTAAAGCAGCCATAGACGCATCTCCATATCCATGTATAATTCATTTTGATGGGAAGACCTTGTTTGAGCTAAACAAAGGAAAAATGTTAAAGAGGGATAGAATGGCTGGTTTAGTTAACATTAATGGACAGACTTACCTACTTGGAGTACCTCCACTAGCGTCATCCACTGGTGAAGATCAGTTCTTAGGTGTAATGAACTTAATTAAGGAGTATCAACTTACAtcaaaaactagaggaatatgCTTTGATACAACATCATCCAACACTGGGACAAATAAAGGATCAGTTTCCAGAATATCTCAAGAACTGGATAAGTATCTCCTCCAAATAGCATGTAGGCATCATGTGACTGAATTAAGAATGCTTCTTTTTTGGAAATTAGTGACCCATGAAGAAACTAGTGGACCTGATAATCCTCTTTtcaaaaagcttaaaaatatttttgaagagcCTAATTTTAACTATAATTCAGTTCTACTGTTACCGTTTGATTGGAATAAGGTTAAAAGCAGTTTTTTAGAAAAGGCAGCTATGAAGTCATTAACATTTTGCAAAGCATACGTTAGTAAACCAGGTATTATAAGAGATGATAGAAGTAAGCTTGCAGAATTAGTTGTCACGTACTTATCCCCTATAACatataaagtaagaaaaacTGGTGCTATTCATCGTGCAAGATTTTTAGGAAAAgcaatttattatctaaagcTTTGGCTTTTATCCAATCAACTTACGTTTGTTCAGGAAAATGATAAActgaaaattgaaataaagCTTATTACAGAATTTATTGTTTGCTTTTATGCAAAACAGTATCTACAATCTGAGGATGTCATCAAAGCTCCTTTTCTTGACATTACAGCCATACATCAAATGCATCTGTACAAGAAGGTATGTACAAACCCAATAGCTGTTGATGCTGTATTAGAGTCTCAGTATAAACACTGTTGGTATTTGGATTCAACAATGATACCTTTAGCTTTGCTAGATGATGAGTTAGCATCAGAGGAGAAGGCAAAAATTGCATCAGCAATTCTGTCATTTGATATGCCTAGCTCTGACTATTATAAGCCTGAGAATAAAGTAAAGCAAGATATCaaggaaatttataaaatgaatacaAAAATTGGGAAAAAACCACCATCCTTGTCTGCCTTGGTTGATGTCTTTTCTTACCTGATTTTTGACATGATTGGGTTTGATAAGCAACGAGTTCAAGACTAG